One window of the Nicotiana tabacum cultivar K326 chromosome 4, ASM71507v2, whole genome shotgun sequence genome contains the following:
- the LOC107823342 gene encoding putative inactive receptor kinase At4g23740 encodes MGTKFHFLSVLFCSTLFWLASSEPFEDKEALLDFLDNINHSRYLNWDVQTSACNSWTGVTCNHDNSRIIAVRLPGVGFRGSIPVNTLSRLSALQILSLRSNSLSGPFPSEFANLGDLTSLYLQSNNISGSLPADFSAWKSLSVLDLSYNDFSGSIPSSVSNLTHLTALVLANNSLSGNIPDLNLPSLQLLDLSNNDFTGNVPNSLQRFPGSAFAGNRLSPSNPSPSLPPVPPPTVQPKKKSLKLREPAILGIVIGGCVLGFLVIAAVLIMQYSKKEGKNGTIEKSVKKEASVWKGASSSQHGERNLVFFEGCNLAFDLEDLLRASAEVLGKGTFGTAYKAALEDSTTVVVKRLKESVGRKDFEQQMEVVGNIRHENVAPLRAYYYSKEEKLMVYDFYSQGSASLMLHAKRSADRIPLDWDSRLRIAIGAARGIAHIHGQSSGKLVHGNIKSSNIFLNSHGFGCISDLGLATIMSPLVPPVMRAAGYQPPEVTDSRKVSQASDVYSFGVLLLELLTGKSPIHATGTNEVVHLVRWVHSVVREEWTAEVFDVELLKYPNIEEEMVEMLQIGLSCVARMPDQRPKMPQVVKMVEGVRRVNTGTRPSSEGSTPNLTPPMTEIRSSSVIH; translated from the exons ATGGGCACAAAGTTCCATTTCTTGTCAGTTTTATTCTGCTCAACTCTATTCTGGTTAGCGAGCAGTGAACCATTTGAAGACAAAGAAGCGCTTCTTGATTTCCTTGATAATATTAACCACTCTCGCTATCTGAATTGGGATGTGCAAACTTCTGCTTGCAATTCTTGGACCGGAGTCACTTGCAATCATGATAATTCAAGAATTATAGCAGTTAGATTACCTGGAGTTGGATTCCGCGGCTCGATTCCTGTAAACACTCTAAGCCGCTTATCTGCTCTTCAGATCTTGAGTTTGAGGTCTAATAGTCTTAGTGGACCTTTCCCTTCTGAGTTTGCAAACCTTGGAGATTTGACTTCTCTGTATCTTCAGTCCAATAATATTAGTGGTTCATTGCCTGCTGATTTTTCTGCTTGGAAAAGCCTTTCGGTTTTGGATTTGTCATATAATGATTTTAGTGGGAGTATACCTTCTTCAGTTTCAAACTTGACTCATTTGACTGCTTTGGTTCTTGCTAATAATTCACTCTCTGGCAATATTCCTGATCTCAATCTTCCTAGTTTACAACTATTAGATCTATCCAACAATGACTTCACTGGAAATGTCCCCAATTCTCTTCAAAGGTTTCCTGGTTCGGCTTTTGCTGGTAACCGGCTTTCTCCTTCAAATCCATCACCTTCACTTCCTCCAGTTCCTCCTCCAACTGTCCAGCCAAAAAAGAAATCTTTAAAACTCCGTGAACCTGCAATACTTGGGATCGTAATTGGAGGATGTGTTTTAGGTTTCTTGGTAATAGCTGCAGTGCTGATTATGCAATATTCGAAGAAAGAGGGTAAAAATGGGACCATAGAGAAATCAGTCAAGAAAGAAGCGTCGGTCTGGAAAGGAGCTTCCAGCAGTCAACATGGAGAACGGAATCTTGTattctttgagggttgtaatcttGCATTTGACCTTGAAGATCTGTTGAGAGCTTCAGCGGAGGTGCTTGGAAAGGGAACATTTGGCACTGCATATAAGGCAGCTTTGGAGGATTCTACAACAGTTGTGGTGAAGAGGTTGAAGGAGAGTGTCGGAAGAAAAGATTTTGAGCAGCAGATGGAGGTTGTTGGCAATATCAGGCACGAGAATGTGGCTCCACTGAGGGCATACTACTATTCCAAGGAAGAGAAGCTCATGGTCTATGATTTTTACAGCCAAGGGAGTGCATCTTTAATGCTGCATG CAAAGAGGTCTGCTGATCGGATTCCTCTAGACTGGGATAGCCGACTACGAATTGCCATTGGTGCAGCTAGAGGCATTGCTCATATACACGGACAGTCTAGTGGAAAGCTTGTCCACGGGAACATAAAATCCTCAAACATATTCCTCAACTCCCATGGGTTCGGTTGTATTTCTGATCTTGGCTTGGCAACTATAATGAGTCCACTTGTTCCACCAGTCATGCGGGCTGCAGGTTATCAACCCCCAGAAGTTACAGACTCAAGAAAAGTGTCCCAAGCCTCCGATGTCTACAGCTTTGGAGTCCTATTGCTTGAACTTCTCACTGGAAAGTCGCCTATACACGCCACAGGTACGAATGAGGTTGTCCACTTAGTCAGATGGGTACATTCTGTCGTTCGTGAGGAGTGGACTGCAGAGGTATTCGACGTGGAGCTTTTGAAGTATCCTAATATAGAAGAAGAAATGGTAGAGATGTTACAAATAGGTTTGTCCTGTGTAGCCAGAATGCCAGACCAGAGACCAAAAATGCCACAAGTAGTAAAGATGGTAGAGGGTGTTAGAAGAGTGAATACAGGGACTCGGCCATCCTCTGAAGGTTCTACTCCCAACCTGACTCCGCCGATGACTGAAATAAGGTCGTCTTCGGTTATACACTGA